A single Gemmatimonadota bacterium DNA region contains:
- a CDS encoding pitrilysin family protein, translated as MRSTRLKTATLGLMLAGLVFSAMPAAAQKDYRELEYPPLNDIVTPTPTRVVLDNGIILYLVEDRRLPMINLSARFGVGSVNEPADRIGLAGITGAVMRTGGSTSMSGDEIDETLEGLGATVETQIGLVSGSAYMSALKDNVDTVLPILADILMHPAFPDDKIELEKVTARSTIARRNDDPTDMAFREYRKLIYGAESVYARHAEYATIDAITRDDLVAFHRDWMHPDNTMFGVWGDFDTDEMVKKISDVFGGWEKAGFVRPDLPDVDYTYDSSVNLVRKDDINQSTVVLGHIGGVRDNPDYFALRVMNDILSGGFSGRLFRIVRSEQGLAYAVFGIYSANYNFPGIFYVACMTSSETTAQAIRSLRHEVGRMTTDEITEEELNLAKESFLNSFVFNFDSRREIIDRQMTYEYYGYPQDFLEKTKTGIEKVTVEDVKRVAREYLQPDNMRLIVVGNDQDFDEAMSAFGEVNEIDVTIALPAVEAPVATEDDVAMGRELLVRSAEALGGLDAIAAVKTFRETAEVTVVRPMGEMNITIESLVALPDQWKTVMQTPMGNIDFILSGDQGWIVDPMGNTQPLPTQQRDSILEDQWRNPLLLYQRLDAEGLAVQHIGQEEVEGTAVEALLITPPGMNPYRLYLDAETMFPVKWSGQTVSQQGPVEAERMMSDYREVSGIMVPFMRTSTENGNPGDKTVTQTVEINVELPADAFATPE; from the coding sequence ATGCGCAGTACCCGTCTTAAAACCGCCACACTTGGCCTGATGCTGGCAGGGCTGGTCTTTTCGGCCATGCCGGCCGCGGCACAGAAGGACTACAGAGAACTGGAATACCCGCCGCTCAACGATATCGTCACCCCGACGCCCACCAGGGTGGTCCTGGATAACGGGATCATCCTGTATCTGGTGGAAGACCGCCGGCTGCCGATGATCAACCTGAGCGCCCGCTTCGGCGTGGGCTCCGTCAACGAACCGGCGGACAGGATCGGCCTGGCCGGGATCACCGGCGCGGTCATGCGCACGGGTGGGTCCACGAGCATGTCGGGCGACGAGATCGACGAGACCCTGGAGGGACTGGGCGCCACCGTAGAGACGCAGATCGGCCTGGTTTCCGGTTCCGCTTACATGTCCGCCCTCAAGGACAACGTGGATACCGTGCTGCCCATTCTCGCGGACATTCTCATGCATCCCGCCTTCCCCGACGACAAGATTGAACTGGAAAAAGTCACCGCGCGGTCCACGATCGCCCGTCGGAACGACGACCCGACCGACATGGCCTTCCGGGAATACCGCAAGCTGATCTACGGGGCGGAGAGCGTGTACGCGCGCCACGCCGAATACGCCACGATCGACGCCATTACCCGGGACGACCTCGTGGCCTTTCACCGGGACTGGATGCATCCGGACAACACCATGTTCGGCGTGTGGGGGGATTTCGACACGGACGAGATGGTAAAGAAGATCTCCGATGTATTCGGGGGATGGGAGAAGGCCGGGTTCGTGCGGCCCGATCTGCCCGATGTCGACTATACTTACGACAGTTCGGTGAACCTGGTCCGGAAGGACGATATCAACCAGAGCACGGTCGTCCTCGGCCACATCGGCGGCGTCAGGGATAACCCCGACTACTTCGCCCTGCGGGTCATGAACGATATCCTCAGCGGCGGGTTTTCCGGCCGGCTCTTTCGCATCGTTCGTTCGGAGCAGGGCCTGGCCTACGCCGTCTTCGGCATCTACAGCGCCAACTACAATTTCCCCGGGATTTTCTACGTGGCCTGCATGACCAGTTCGGAAACCACGGCGCAGGCGATCCGATCTCTCCGGCACGAGGTGGGTCGGATGACGACCGATGAAATCACGGAAGAGGAACTGAACCTGGCCAAGGAAAGTTTCCTGAATTCTTTCGTCTTCAATTTCGATTCCCGCCGGGAGATCATCGACCGGCAGATGACCTACGAGTACTATGGCTACCCCCAGGATTTTCTCGAGAAGACCAAGACCGGGATCGAAAAGGTAACCGTGGAAGACGTCAAGCGCGTAGCCCGTGAATACCTGCAGCCGGACAATATGCGCCTCATCGTGGTCGGGAACGACCAGGATTTCGACGAGGCGATGTCGGCGTTCGGCGAGGTCAACGAGATCGACGTGACCATCGCGCTTCCCGCCGTGGAAGCCCCGGTAGCCACCGAGGACGACGTGGCCATGGGCAGGGAACTGCTGGTACGCTCGGCCGAGGCCCTGGGCGGGCTCGATGCGATCGCCGCGGTAAAGACCTTCCGCGAGACCGCGGAGGTTACCGTGGTCAGGCCGATGGGCGAAATGAACATCACCATAGAATCCCTGGTTGCCCTGCCGGACCAGTGGAAGACGGTCATGCAGACGCCCATGGGAAATATCGATTTCATACTCAGCGGGGATCAGGGCTGGATTGTCGACCCCATGGGGAATACGCAACCTCTGCCGACGCAACAGCGGGATTCGATTCTCGAGGATCAGTGGCGGAACCCGCTTCTCCTGTACCAGCGGCTGGACGCAGAGGGGCTCGCGGTCCAGCACATCGGGCAGGAGGAGGTCGAAGGCACGGCCGTGGAAGCGCTGCTTATCACGCCTCCGGGTATGAATCCCTACCGGCTCTACCTCGACGCGGAGACCATGTTCCCGGTGAAGTGGTCCGGCCAGACCGTATCGCAGCAGGGGCCCGTGGAAGCGGAAAGGATGATGAGCGATTACCGCGAGGTAAGCGGGATCATGGTGCCTTTCATGAGAACGAGTACGGAAAACGGAAACCCGGGCGACAAGACCGTGACGCAGACGGTCGAGATCAACGTGGAATTACCGGCGGACGCGTTTGCGACGCCTGAATAA
- a CDS encoding pitrilysin family protein, protein MKTRLTQLIPLAVMVLVLSGPSGPAIAQDLAAFEQNVTEFTLDNGLTFIVVENHDAPVLSVLTYADVGSVDEVKGITGMAHLFEHMAFKGTTTIGAMDLEAEYAAMKKVDEIFDDLRSERHKGHLADAERLASLEQAFDDAKTAARELGRSNAMDEAIDRAGGTGLNATTGRDATRYFYSLPSNKLELFFALESNRFLEPVLREFFIERDVVKEERRMGESSPVGRLVEEMLSAAYKAHPYGEPTVGHMADIDSMTRAEAMDFFRRYYGAGNLTIIISGDADPAHVKELAHEYFDRLPAGPPVEPVETTEPPQIAERRVTMEDRSQPVILMGYHKVDINHEDDVVFNVLSDILGSGRTSRLYTKLVKDQKIAVNASSFTDFPGSKYPNMIVFFAFPSKDYTAADTEQAIEEEIERIRNEEVSEEELSRAKVRARVNLIRGLESNMGLATQLAYFHVLTGDWRNLFHSIDAINEVTAEDIKRVANEYLVSKNRTVASIVTMDDDGTE, encoded by the coding sequence ATGAAGACCCGATTAACGCAACTTATCCCATTGGCCGTCATGGTCCTGGTCTTGTCCGGCCCGTCCGGCCCGGCGATAGCCCAGGACCTGGCCGCCTTCGAGCAGAACGTTACGGAATTCACGCTCGATAACGGACTCACCTTCATCGTGGTGGAGAACCATGACGCCCCGGTCCTGAGCGTCCTTACCTACGCGGACGTCGGCTCCGTGGACGAGGTCAAGGGCATCACGGGCATGGCCCACCTCTTCGAGCACATGGCATTCAAGGGTACCACGACCATCGGCGCCATGGACCTGGAAGCCGAGTACGCGGCCATGAAAAAGGTGGACGAGATTTTCGACGATCTCCGCAGCGAGCGGCACAAGGGCCACCTGGCCGACGCCGAGCGCCTGGCCAGCCTGGAGCAGGCCTTCGATGACGCCAAGACGGCCGCCCGGGAACTCGGCCGGTCCAATGCCATGGACGAGGCCATTGATCGCGCCGGCGGCACGGGGTTGAACGCCACGACCGGCCGGGACGCCACGCGGTATTTCTACAGTCTTCCCTCGAACAAGCTCGAACTGTTCTTCGCGCTGGAGTCCAACCGCTTCCTCGAACCGGTGCTCCGGGAGTTCTTCATCGAACGGGACGTGGTCAAGGAAGAACGCCGGATGGGCGAAAGCAGTCCGGTAGGACGCCTGGTGGAGGAAATGCTGAGCGCCGCCTACAAGGCCCATCCCTACGGCGAACCGACCGTGGGTCACATGGCGGACATTGATTCCATGACCCGTGCGGAGGCGATGGATTTCTTCAGGCGATACTATGGCGCCGGCAACCTGACGATCATCATCTCGGGCGACGCGGACCCCGCGCACGTCAAGGAACTGGCCCACGAGTATTTCGACCGCCTTCCGGCCGGACCTCCGGTCGAACCGGTTGAGACGACCGAACCCCCGCAAATAGCGGAGCGTCGCGTGACCATGGAAGACCGGTCCCAGCCGGTAATCCTGATGGGTTACCATAAGGTCGACATCAACCACGAAGACGACGTGGTGTTCAACGTACTGTCCGATATCCTGGGAAGCGGCCGCACCAGCCGGTTGTATACAAAACTCGTCAAGGATCAGAAAATCGCGGTGAACGCTTCCTCCTTCACGGACTTCCCGGGCAGCAAGTACCCCAACATGATCGTGTTTTTCGCCTTTCCGAGTAAGGACTACACCGCGGCGGATACGGAGCAGGCCATTGAGGAGGAAATCGAACGGATCCGTAACGAGGAAGTCTCCGAAGAGGAACTGTCCAGGGCGAAAGTGCGGGCCCGGGTCAACCTGATACGAGGACTCGAATCCAACATGGGACTCGCGACTCAACTGGCTTATTTCCATGTACTTACCGGAGACTGGCGCAACCTCTTCCACAGTATCGACGCGATCAATGAGGTGACCGCCGAAGATATCAAGCGCGTAGCCAACGAGTACCTGGTTTCCAAGAACCGGACGGTGGCTTCGATCGTTACCATGGATGATGACGGAACCGAATGA
- a CDS encoding pyridoxine 5'-phosphate synthase produces the protein MAKLSVNVNKVALLRNTRLHGIPSVTGMSRIAIEAGAYGITVHPRPDQRHITPGDVDDLAEMLQDYPDIEYSIEGNPFHQFMEIVRKTRPTQATLVPDDPDAFTSDHGWDVKVNAEKLKPVIAELKDLGCRVSLFMDADLDQIDRVPDIGADRIELYTEPYAVAFAAGPEEMQPVLSAFASAAERAHELGLGVNAGHDLNLDNLAVFCGTVPNVLEVSIGHALVADALEMGLKLAVGAYLGELEKAKTISTSA, from the coding sequence ATGGCTAAACTAAGTGTCAACGTAAACAAGGTGGCCCTGCTGCGGAACACGCGCCTGCACGGCATACCCAGCGTGACGGGCATGTCCCGGATCGCGATCGAGGCCGGCGCCTACGGCATCACGGTACACCCGCGGCCCGACCAGCGGCATATCACGCCCGGCGACGTGGACGACCTGGCCGAAATGCTGCAGGACTACCCCGATATCGAATACAGCATCGAGGGCAATCCCTTCCACCAGTTCATGGAGATCGTCCGCAAGACCCGGCCCACGCAGGCCACGCTGGTTCCCGACGACCCGGACGCCTTCACCTCGGACCACGGATGGGACGTGAAGGTCAATGCCGAGAAACTCAAACCGGTCATCGCGGAACTGAAGGACCTGGGCTGCCGGGTCAGCCTGTTCATGGACGCGGACCTCGACCAGATCGACCGGGTGCCCGATATCGGGGCCGACCGGATCGAGTTGTACACCGAACCCTATGCGGTGGCCTTTGCGGCGGGTCCCGAAGAGATGCAACCCGTACTTTCGGCCTTCGCCAGTGCGGCGGAACGCGCCCATGAGCTCGGCCTGGGCGTCAATGCCGGTCACGATCTCAACCTGGACAACCTGGCGGTGTTCTGCGGCACCGTACCGAACGTGCTCGAGGTCTCGATCGGCCACGCGCTGGTGGCCGACGCGCTGGAGATGGGGCTGAAGCTCGCCGTGGGCGCGTACCTGGGCGAACTCGAAAAGGCAAAGACGATTTCAACCAGTGCTTGA